A single Streptococcus thermophilus DNA region contains:
- a CDS encoding TM2 domain-containing protein, giving the protein MNPVDQWLAINAKYFPTEQVQYIRQRLEALPEQQLSLLYSISFQDPTMMLVISLFGGSLGIDRFMLGQVGLGIGKLLTCGGCGIWSIIDWFLIMDATRQSNDQKLFAVIG; this is encoded by the coding sequence ATGAATCCAGTCGATCAATGGCTAGCAATTAACGCTAAGTATTTCCCAACAGAACAAGTTCAGTACATCCGCCAACGTCTTGAGGCACTTCCTGAACAGCAACTTTCACTGCTTTACTCAATCAGCTTCCAAGATCCTACGATGATGCTTGTCATCTCACTCTTTGGTGGTTCTCTTGGAATCGACCGCTTTATGTTGGGACAAGTTGGTCTTGGTATCGGTAAACTTTTGACATGTGGTGGTTGTGGTATCTGGTCAATCATTGACTGGTTTCTCATCATGGATGCTACTCGCCAATCAAATGATCAAAAACTTTTTGCTGTTATTGGGTAA
- a CDS encoding RluA family pseudouridine synthase — protein sequence MTLHVEIINPYPATTVKELLETKLLIPRKIRHFLRTKKYVLINGETINWQSPVKEGDRISLTFDTEDYPNKTIPMGDANLVKPLYEDSHLIVVNKPEGMKTHGNEPTEIALLNHVSAYCGQTCYVVHRLDMETSGAVLFAKNPFILPILNRLLEDKMIQRQYWALTEGKFQTKKTVYKDKIGRDRHDRRKRVVDPRKGQSAYTTVTRLKTFEGASLVNCQLKTGRTHQIRVHLSHHGHAILGDPLYSYQPASRLMLHAHSLSFTHPLTLEKVTVKVKSESFEQVLRNHKS from the coding sequence ATGACTTTACACGTAGAAATTATCAATCCCTACCCTGCAACAACTGTCAAAGAATTACTAGAAACCAAACTCCTCATTCCTCGTAAGATTCGTCATTTCCTACGCACGAAAAAATATGTCCTTATCAATGGAGAAACTATTAATTGGCAGAGTCCTGTTAAAGAAGGTGATAGGATTAGCCTGACCTTTGACACAGAGGACTATCCTAATAAAACTATCCCTATGGGAGATGCCAATTTGGTAAAGCCTCTCTATGAGGATTCGCATCTCATCGTGGTCAATAAGCCTGAAGGAATGAAGACGCATGGCAATGAACCCACAGAAATCGCTCTTCTTAACCATGTTTCGGCTTATTGTGGGCAAACCTGTTACGTCGTTCATCGACTAGATATGGAAACTAGTGGAGCTGTGCTTTTCGCTAAAAATCCGTTTATCCTGCCAATTCTTAACCGGCTTTTAGAAGATAAGATGATTCAGCGTCAATACTGGGCATTGACTGAAGGTAAATTTCAGACCAAGAAAACTGTTTATAAGGATAAGATTGGACGCGACCGCCACGATCGTAGAAAACGGGTGGTGGATCCTCGAAAAGGGCAGAGTGCGTATACAACCGTCACACGTCTCAAAACCTTTGAAGGAGCCAGTCTGGTCAACTGCCAACTAAAAACCGGCCGAACTCACCAAATTCGTGTGCATCTGTCCCATCACGGTCATGCTATTCTGGGGGACCCACTTTACAGTTATCAGCCAGCATCTAGACTCATGCTACACGCCCACTCCCTTAGTTTCACTCACCCCTTAACACTCGAAAAAGTCACTGTTAAGGTTAAATCAGAAAGTTTTGAACAAGTGTTGAGAAATCACAAATCATAA
- the pbp2a gene encoding penicillin-binding protein PBP2A codes for MTLFDNLKNKLFKEETSGKGKESQPAGKSKDLQDRIKGLFAKKPDEVEQAVEELDMSRESQETSRYQRSKQKKPIDTTKPLGKVRAFLSKFTLSPRNPIRRFWRRYHIGKILFILVAVLVLTVGSYLFYIAKTTNVSDLQDALKATTVIYDKEGNQAGSLSGQKGTYVELDAISDSLENAVIATEDRTFYKNSGINVKRFLLAIVSMGRFGGGSTITQQLAKNAFLTQEQTVTRKAKEFFLSLELTKKYSKQEILTMYLNNAYFGNGVWGVEDASQKYFGTSAANLTVDEAATLAGMLKGPEIYNPIDNIQNATNRRNTVLANMVDDEKLSQADADSAAGVDMASRLADTYQGTGDDYRYPSYFDAVIEEATKTYGLSEDEIVKNGYKIYTEMDANSQANMQQTYENSYLFPTSESDGSTAQSASVALDPSTGAVRGLVGRVGGTGDTTFRNFNYATQGKRSPGSTIKPLVVYAPALASGWSINKDLPNTPIDYNGYTPTNYGGVETEDVPMYQALANSYNIPAVYLFNQIGIQKGISYGQKFGLNFDNVPEELGIALGGGVTASPLQMAQAYATFANGGEMNTAYFITKIENASGDIIATHSKKSKRIISQSVANQMTSMMLGTFSNGSAVNANYTGYTMAGKTGTVQAEFNKDLTSDQWVIGYTPDVVITTWIGFDKTDENHYLTGASSGTASTIFSYIAADVLPNTPGNEFTVENAYAADGQTLDYTANPNDSRNSNNKSWTDKASDVVNDVKDQASSLWDKISDSFSGLFR; via the coding sequence ATGACACTTTTTGATAATCTAAAAAACAAACTTTTTAAAGAAGAAACTAGCGGGAAGGGTAAGGAATCCCAGCCTGCTGGAAAATCGAAGGATTTACAAGATAGGATAAAAGGTCTTTTTGCCAAGAAGCCTGATGAAGTTGAACAAGCCGTTGAAGAACTTGACATGTCACGAGAAAGCCAAGAGACTTCACGTTACCAACGTTCTAAGCAAAAGAAACCTATTGACACGACCAAACCCTTAGGTAAGGTTCGGGCTTTCTTGAGCAAGTTCACTCTTTCGCCAAGAAATCCTATTCGCCGTTTCTGGCGTCGCTATCATATTGGTAAAATTCTCTTTATCTTGGTAGCCGTGTTGGTTCTGACAGTAGGCTCCTATCTCTTCTATATCGCTAAGACGACCAATGTCTCAGATCTTCAGGATGCCTTGAAGGCTACTACGGTTATCTATGACAAAGAAGGCAATCAAGCTGGTTCACTGTCAGGGCAAAAAGGGACCTATGTGGAGCTAGATGCTATTAGTGATAGCTTAGAAAATGCCGTCATTGCAACGGAGGATCGTACCTTCTACAAAAATAGTGGGATTAACGTCAAACGTTTCCTCCTAGCCATTGTTTCTATGGGCCGATTTGGTGGTGGTTCGACCATCACACAACAGTTGGCTAAAAATGCCTTTTTGACTCAGGAACAGACAGTAACTCGTAAGGCCAAGGAATTCTTTCTTTCTTTGGAACTAACCAAGAAATACAGCAAGCAAGAAATCCTTACCATGTATCTCAATAATGCCTACTTCGGAAACGGTGTTTGGGGTGTTGAAGACGCCAGCCAAAAATACTTTGGGACAAGTGCTGCCAATCTAACGGTGGATGAGGCAGCGACACTTGCAGGTATGCTTAAGGGACCTGAAATTTACAATCCGATTGATAATATCCAAAATGCAACCAACCGCCGAAACACTGTCCTTGCCAATATGGTAGATGATGAGAAGTTGAGTCAAGCTGATGCTGATAGTGCAGCTGGAGTTGATATGGCTAGTCGCTTGGCTGATACTTATCAAGGGACTGGTGATGACTATAGGTATCCGTCTTACTTTGATGCTGTCATTGAAGAAGCTACTAAGACTTATGGCTTGAGTGAGGATGAAATTGTTAAAAATGGCTACAAAATCTATACAGAGATGGATGCCAACTCACAGGCTAATATGCAGCAGACTTATGAAAATAGTTATCTCTTTCCAACGTCAGAAAGTGATGGTAGCACAGCCCAGTCAGCTAGTGTAGCACTTGATCCATCAACTGGAGCGGTTCGTGGTTTGGTAGGTCGTGTAGGTGGTACAGGTGATACAACCTTCCGTAATTTCAACTATGCAACCCAAGGGAAGCGTAGTCCTGGTTCGACAATCAAACCTTTGGTGGTTTATGCTCCAGCTCTGGCTTCAGGGTGGAGCATCAATAAGGACCTACCTAATACGCCAATTGATTACAATGGCTATACCCCAACCAACTATGGTGGTGTTGAGACTGAGGATGTGCCCATGTATCAAGCTTTGGCCAACTCTTACAATATTCCGGCAGTTTATCTCTTTAACCAAATCGGTATACAAAAAGGGATTAGTTACGGTCAGAAATTTGGTCTTAACTTTGATAATGTTCCAGAAGAATTAGGGATTGCACTCGGTGGTGGTGTGACAGCTAGTCCTCTACAAATGGCTCAGGCTTATGCGACCTTTGCCAATGGTGGGGAGATGAATACAGCTTATTTTATCACTAAAATTGAAAATGCTAGTGGTGATATCATTGCTACCCATAGTAAGAAGTCTAAACGTATTATCAGCCAGTCTGTAGCTAACCAGATGACTAGCATGATGCTCGGTACCTTCTCAAATGGTTCCGCTGTTAATGCCAACTACACGGGTTACACTATGGCAGGTAAGACAGGTACTGTTCAGGCCGAGTTTAACAAAGATTTGACCAGTGACCAGTGGGTAATTGGCTATACTCCTGATGTGGTTATAACGACTTGGATTGGTTTTGATAAGACTGACGAGAATCACTACTTAACAGGAGCAAGCTCAGGAACGGCTTCAACTATTTTCAGCTATATCGCTGCAGATGTTTTGCCAAATACACCAGGTAATGAGTTTACCGTTGAAAATGCCTATGCGGCTGATGGTCAAACCTTAGATTATACAGCAAATCCAAACGATTCACGTAATAGCAATAATAAGTCATGGACAGACAAGGCTTCAGACGTTGTCAATGATGTAAAAGATCAAGCAAGCAGCCTATGGGATAAGATCTCAGACTCCTTCTCAGGTCTATTCAGATAG
- the rpmG gene encoding 50S ribosomal protein L33 — protein MAQKKASLACADCGNRNYSISVSSTPKPTRLEVNKFCKNCKKYTLHKETR, from the coding sequence ATGGCACAGAAAAAAGCAAGCCTAGCGTGTGCAGATTGTGGGAACCGAAACTACTCGATTAGTGTTAGTAGCACTCCCAAACCAACACGACTAGAAGTGAACAAGTTTTGCAAAAATTGTAAAAAATATACCTTGCATAAAGAAACAAGATAG
- the secE gene encoding preprotein translocase subunit SecE, producing MRQTGSIFKVLKDTTWPERKQRWHDFSSILEYTAFFTVIIYAFDELLSRAMSALINFF from the coding sequence GTGAGACAAACCGGAAGTATTTTCAAAGTCTTGAAAGACACGACTTGGCCAGAGCGTAAACAACGCTGGCACGATTTTAGTTCAATTCTTGAGTATACTGCATTCTTCACTGTCATCATCTATGCGTTTGATGAATTGTTGAGTCGCGCTATGTCAGCACTGATTAACTTTTTCTAA
- the nusG gene encoding transcription termination/antitermination protein NusG produces the protein MLDSFDKGWFVLQTYSGYENKVKENLLQRAQTYNMLENILRVEIPTQTVNVEKNGKVKEVEENRFPGYVLVEMVMTDEAWFVVRNTPNVTGFVGSHGNRSKPTPLLEEEIRQILISMGQTVDVFDTNIKVGDVVQIIDGAFMGQEGRVVEIENNKVKIMINMFGSETAAELELYQIAEL, from the coding sequence ATGCTAGATTCATTCGACAAGGGCTGGTTCGTCCTTCAAACGTATTCAGGATACGAAAATAAAGTTAAAGAAAATCTTTTGCAACGAGCTCAAACTTATAACATGCTTGAAAATATCTTGCGTGTTGAAATCCCAACTCAAACTGTCAATGTTGAGAAAAACGGTAAAGTTAAAGAAGTGGAAGAAAACCGCTTCCCTGGTTACGTTCTTGTTGAGATGGTAATGACAGACGAAGCATGGTTTGTTGTTCGTAATACTCCAAACGTTACTGGTTTCGTTGGTTCACACGGAAACCGTTCTAAACCAACACCACTTTTGGAAGAAGAAATCCGTCAAATCTTGATTTCAATGGGTCAAACAGTTGATGTCTTTGATACGAATATCAAGGTTGGTGACGTGGTTCAAATCATCGATGGTGCCTTTATGGGGCAAGAAGGCCGTGTTGTCGAAATTGAAAACAACAAGGTTAAAATCATGATTAACATGTTTGGTTCAGAAACAGCTGCTGAGCTTGAACTCTACCAAATCGCTGAACTTTAA
- a CDS encoding phosphatase PAP2 family protein, with translation MMNYKQFYDRISGPLRPYAKVLGGLNKAITRTFYLLFPIFLILVWLRHGWFVLFTTVLIMGEGFFLLSLGRSLYNRPRPYQTWDIQPLIKKDSLGKSFPSRHVFSATTIAMFTLLLNPWLGGTLLFLAAILAILRVLGGVHYPSDVLAGYVIGILVGLLLYL, from the coding sequence ATGATGAATTATAAACAATTTTACGATAGGATTAGCGGTCCATTGCGTCCTTATGCTAAGGTCTTGGGAGGATTGAACAAGGCTATAACAAGGACTTTTTACCTACTTTTTCCTATATTTCTTATTTTGGTTTGGCTGAGGCATGGCTGGTTTGTTCTTTTTACGACAGTGCTTATTATGGGAGAAGGCTTTTTTCTGCTTTCTCTTGGTCGTAGCCTTTATAATCGCCCACGCCCTTATCAGACCTGGGACATTCAGCCTCTTATTAAAAAGGACAGTCTTGGCAAGTCATTTCCTAGCCGTCATGTTTTTTCAGCAACGACCATTGCCATGTTTACCTTATTGCTTAATCCGTGGCTAGGTGGGACTCTGCTTTTTCTCGCAGCAATTTTGGCTATCTTGCGCGTGCTAGGCGGTGTTCATTATCCTAGTGATGTTTTGGCAGGCTATGTCATTGGAATTCTTGTTGGCCTGCTTCTTTACCTTTAG
- the leuS gene encoding leucine--tRNA ligase, whose product MSFYNHKEIEPKWQKYWADNHTFKTGTDASKPKFYALDMFPYPSGAGLHVGHPEGYTATDILSRFKRAQGYNVLHPMGWDAFGLPAEQYAMDTGNDPAEFTAENIANFKRQINALGFSYDWDREVNTTDPNYYKWTQWIFTKLYEKGLAYEAEVPVNWVEELGTAIANEEVLPDGTSERGGYPVVRKPMRQWMLKITAYAERLLNDLDELDWPESIKDMQRNWIGKSTGANVTFKVKGTDKEFTVFTTRPDTLFGATFTVLAPEHDLVDAITSPEQAEAVANYKHQASLKSDLARTDLAKEKTGVWTGAYAINPVNGREIPIWIADYVLASYGTGAVMAVPAHDERDWEFAKQFGLPIVEVLEGGNVEEAAYTEDGPHVNSDFLNGLNKEEAIAKIVAWLEEKGFGQEKITYRLRDWLFSRQRYWGEPIPIIHWEDGTSTAVPESELPLVLPVTKDIRPSGTGESPLANLTDWLEVTREDGVKGRRETNTMPQWAGSSWYYLRYIDPHNTEKLADEDLLKQWLPVDIYVGGAEHAVLHLLYARFWHKFLYDLGVVPTKEPFQKLFNQGMILGTSYRDHRGALVATDKVEKRDGSFFHVETGEELEQAPAKMSKSLKNVVNPDDVVEQYGADTLRVYEMFMGPLDASIAWSEEGLEGSRKFLDRVYRLITSKEIVAENNGGLDKVYNETVKSVTEQIELMKFNTAIAQLMVFVNAANKEDKLYVDYAKGFVQLIAPFAPHLAEELWQTLAATGESISYVAWPTWDESKLVEDEIEIVVQIKGKVRAKLMVAKDLSREELQEVALADEKVKAEIDGKEIVKVIAVPNKLVNIVVK is encoded by the coding sequence ATGAGTTTTTACAATCATAAAGAAATCGAGCCTAAGTGGCAAAAATACTGGGCTGACAATCACACTTTTAAGACAGGAACAGATGCCTCTAAACCTAAGTTTTATGCGCTTGACATGTTCCCTTACCCATCTGGAGCGGGTCTTCACGTAGGACACCCAGAAGGCTATACAGCGACTGATATTCTCAGCCGTTTCAAACGTGCCCAAGGCTATAACGTCCTTCACCCAATGGGATGGGATGCCTTTGGTTTGCCTGCAGAGCAATACGCTATGGATACAGGAAATGACCCAGCAGAATTCACAGCAGAAAACATTGCCAACTTCAAACGCCAAATCAATGCGCTTGGCTTCTCTTACGACTGGGACCGTGAAGTCAATACTACAGATCCGAACTACTACAAGTGGACACAATGGATCTTCACTAAGCTTTACGAAAAAGGCTTGGCTTATGAAGCTGAAGTACCAGTAAACTGGGTTGAAGAATTGGGAACAGCTATCGCCAACGAAGAAGTTCTTCCTGATGGAACGTCTGAGCGTGGAGGCTATCCAGTTGTCCGCAAACCAATGCGTCAATGGATGCTTAAAATCACTGCTTATGCAGAGCGATTGCTCAATGACTTGGATGAGTTGGATTGGCCAGAGTCTATCAAGGACATGCAACGCAACTGGATTGGTAAATCAACTGGTGCCAATGTCACCTTCAAAGTGAAAGGTACTGACAAGGAATTCACCGTCTTTACGACACGTCCGGATACTCTTTTCGGTGCGACCTTCACTGTTTTGGCGCCTGAGCATGACTTAGTAGATGCTATCACAAGTCCTGAACAAGCTGAGGCTGTAGCTAACTACAAACACCAAGCTAGCCTTAAATCAGACTTGGCTCGTACCGACCTTGCCAAGGAAAAAACAGGGGTTTGGACTGGAGCTTATGCTATAAACCCTGTTAACGGTAGAGAAATCCCAATCTGGATTGCGGACTACGTTCTCGCTAGCTACGGAACAGGTGCAGTTATGGCCGTACCTGCTCACGATGAGCGTGACTGGGAATTTGCTAAACAGTTTGGTCTTCCAATCGTAGAAGTACTTGAAGGTGGCAACGTTGAAGAAGCAGCTTACACAGAAGACGGTCCTCATGTCAACTCTGACTTCTTGAACGGGCTTAACAAAGAAGAAGCTATTGCTAAAATTGTAGCTTGGTTGGAAGAAAAAGGCTTTGGTCAAGAAAAAATCACTTACCGTCTCCGCGACTGGCTCTTTAGCCGTCAACGTTACTGGGGTGAACCAATCCCAATCATTCATTGGGAAGATGGCACTTCAACAGCCGTTCCAGAAAGCGAATTGCCACTTGTCTTGCCAGTAACCAAGGACATCCGTCCTTCAGGTACTGGTGAAAGTCCATTGGCTAACTTGACAGACTGGCTTGAAGTGACTCGTGAAGATGGGGTCAAAGGTCGTCGTGAAACCAACACCATGCCACAATGGGCAGGTTCAAGCTGGTACTATCTTCGCTATATCGACCCACATAACACAGAAAAATTGGCAGATGAGGACCTCCTCAAACAATGGTTGCCAGTCGATATCTACGTGGGTGGTGCAGAACACGCCGTTCTTCACTTGCTTTACGCTCGTTTCTGGCACAAATTCCTCTATGACCTCGGTGTCGTTCCAACTAAAGAACCATTCCAAAAACTCTTTAACCAAGGAATGATCTTGGGAACAAGCTACCGTGACCACCGTGGTGCTCTTGTGGCGACTGACAAGGTTGAAAAACGTGATGGTTCCTTCTTCCATGTGGAAACAGGAGAAGAGTTGGAGCAAGCACCAGCCAAGATGTCTAAATCCCTCAAGAATGTGGTTAACCCAGACGATGTGGTGGAACAATATGGTGCTGATACCCTTCGTGTCTATGAAATGTTCATGGGACCACTCGATGCTTCTATCGCTTGGTCAGAAGAAGGCTTGGAGGGAAGTCGTAAATTCCTTGATCGTGTTTACCGCTTGATTACAAGTAAAGAAATCGTTGCGGAAAATAATGGTGGTCTTGACAAAGTTTATAACGAAACCGTTAAATCCGTCACTGAGCAAATTGAGTTGATGAAATTCAACACAGCCATTGCTCAACTCATGGTCTTTGTTAACGCGGCTAACAAGGAAGACAAACTCTATGTGGATTATGCCAAAGGCTTTGTCCAATTGATTGCCCCATTTGCGCCTCACTTGGCAGAAGAACTCTGGCAAACTCTTGCAGCAACAGGTGAGTCAATCTCTTATGTGGCGTGGCCAACTTGGGACGAAAGCAAATTAGTTGAAGACGAAATCGAAATCGTCGTCCAAATCAAAGGAAAAGTCCGTGCTAAACTCATGGTCGCTAAAGACCTTTCACGCGAAGAATTGCAAGAAGTGGCTCTGGCTGACGAAAAAGTCAAAGCAGAGATTGATGGCAAGGAAATCGTGAAAGTAATTGCGGTACCGAACAAGCTTGTGAACATTGTTGTGAAATAA
- a CDS encoding nicotinate phosphoribosyltransferase — MYKDDSLTLHTDLYQINMMQVYFNQGIHNKKAVFEVYFRQLPFKNGFAVFAGLERIVNYLENLTFSETDIAYLKDLGYPKDFLDYLANLKLELTINSALEGDLVFANEPIFQVEGPLAQCQLVETALLNILNYQILIATKAARIRSVIEDAPLLEFGTRRAQEMDAAIWGARAAVIGGADATSNVRAGKIFGIPVSGTHAHALVQAYGNDYDAFKAYASTHKDCIFLVDTYDTLKIGVPNAIRVAKELGDKINFLGVRLDSGDLAYLSKQVRKQLDAAGFPDAKIYASNDLDENTILNLKMQKAKIDVWGVGTNLITAYDQPALGAVYKIVSIENDQGVMQDTIKLSNNAEKVSTPGKKQVWRITSRAKGKSEGDYITFADTDVNALEEINMFHPTYTYINKTVRDFDAVPLLVPIYDKGQLIYDLPSLDEIKNYATKELDELWNEYKRVLNPQDYPVDLAKDVWDNKMTLIDNMRKKARDLSE; from the coding sequence TTGTATAAAGATGATAGTTTAACCTTGCACACGGACTTGTATCAAATCAATATGATGCAGGTCTACTTCAACCAAGGTATTCACAATAAAAAGGCCGTTTTTGAAGTTTATTTCCGTCAACTTCCGTTTAAAAATGGCTTTGCTGTGTTCGCAGGTCTGGAGCGTATTGTCAACTATCTTGAAAATCTGACTTTTTCAGAAACTGATATTGCTTATCTGAAGGATTTAGGCTATCCGAAGGATTTTCTGGACTATCTGGCCAACCTAAAACTCGAGTTGACTATCAATTCAGCCCTTGAGGGTGATTTGGTATTTGCTAATGAACCGATTTTTCAAGTGGAAGGTCCCTTGGCTCAGTGTCAGTTAGTAGAGACTGCCCTACTGAATATCCTTAATTACCAGATTCTTATTGCGACTAAGGCAGCTCGTATTCGTTCTGTTATTGAGGATGCTCCTCTGTTGGAATTTGGGACACGTCGTGCCCAAGAGATGGATGCAGCAATATGGGGGGCGCGTGCAGCCGTGATTGGTGGTGCTGACGCAACTTCAAATGTACGTGCAGGTAAGATTTTCGGTATTCCTGTTTCAGGCACTCATGCCCATGCCCTTGTTCAAGCTTATGGAAACGATTATGATGCCTTTAAAGCCTATGCATCTACTCATAAAGACTGTATATTTCTTGTGGATACCTATGATACCCTTAAGATTGGTGTTCCAAATGCTATCCGTGTGGCTAAAGAGCTAGGTGATAAGATCAACTTCTTGGGTGTTCGTCTTGATTCAGGTGACTTGGCTTATCTGTCTAAGCAGGTCCGTAAGCAACTAGATGCGGCTGGTTTCCCTGATGCCAAGATTTACGCTTCAAATGACCTTGATGAAAATACCATTCTTAACTTGAAAATGCAGAAGGCCAAGATTGATGTTTGGGGTGTTGGTACTAATCTTATCACAGCCTATGATCAACCAGCCTTGGGTGCGGTCTACAAAATTGTCTCAATCGAGAATGATCAGGGAGTCATGCAGGATACCATCAAGTTGTCCAACAACGCTGAGAAGGTTTCGACACCAGGTAAGAAGCAAGTGTGGCGTATTACGAGCCGTGCTAAGGGAAAATCAGAAGGTGACTATATCACCTTCGCAGACACGGATGTTAATGCTTTAGAAGAAATTAACATGTTCCACCCGACTTACACCTACATTAACAAGACTGTCCGCGATTTTGATGCGGTGCCACTTTTGGTCCCAATCTACGACAAGGGGCAACTAATCTATGATTTGCCAAGTCTTGATGAAATCAAGAACTATGCGACTAAGGAATTGGATGAGCTTTGGAATGAGTACAAGCGCGTTCTTAACCCCCAAGATTATCCAGTTGACTTGGCCAAAGATGTCTGGGATAACAAGATGACCTTGATTGATAATATGCGTAAGAAAGCCCGTGACTTGTCAGAGTAA
- the nadE gene encoding ammonia-dependent NAD(+) synthetase, producing MTLQETIIAQLGVKPSINPKEEIRKSVDFLKAYMIKHPFLKTYVLGISGGQDSTLAGRLAQLAVEELRAETEKDYQFIAIRLPYGVQADEDDAQRALAFIKPDVSLTINIKEAVDGQVAELAKAGVNVSDFNKGNIKARQRMITQYAVAGENSGAVIGTDHAAENLTGFFTKFGDGGADILPLFRLNKRQGAALLAELGADKALYEKVPTADLEEDKPGIADEVALGVTYHEIDDYLEGKEVSAKAQETIETWWRKGQHKRHLPITIFDDFWK from the coding sequence ATGACTTTGCAAGAAACTATTATTGCTCAACTAGGAGTTAAACCTAGCATTAATCCGAAGGAAGAGATTCGAAAATCCGTTGATTTTTTGAAGGCCTACATGATCAAACATCCATTCCTTAAAACATATGTTTTAGGGATTTCAGGAGGTCAGGATTCTACATTGGCTGGTCGTCTTGCGCAACTTGCGGTTGAAGAACTTCGTGCAGAGACAGAAAAAGACTATCAGTTTATCGCCATTCGTTTACCATATGGAGTTCAAGCAGATGAAGACGATGCCCAACGTGCCCTAGCTTTTATCAAGCCAGATGTAAGTCTTACGATTAACATTAAAGAAGCTGTTGATGGTCAGGTTGCTGAACTGGCCAAGGCAGGTGTAAACGTATCTGACTTTAATAAGGGAAATATCAAGGCCCGCCAACGTATGATAACCCAATATGCGGTTGCTGGTGAAAATAGTGGAGCAGTTATTGGGACAGACCACGCCGCTGAAAACCTTACAGGGTTCTTCACAAAATTTGGTGATGGTGGTGCGGATATCCTGCCACTCTTTCGTCTAAACAAGCGTCAAGGCGCTGCCCTTCTTGCAGAGCTTGGTGCTGATAAAGCCCTTTATGAAAAAGTACCAACAGCTGACCTGGAAGAAGATAAACCAGGAATTGCCGACGAAGTGGCATTGGGAGTGACCTATCATGAGATTGATGATTACCTTGAAGGCAAGGAAGTATCAGCCAAAGCTCAGGAAACGATTGAGACTTGGTGGCGTAAAGGTCAACACAAACGTCACTTGCCAATCACCATTTTTGACGATTTTTGGAAATAA
- a CDS encoding DUF805 domain-containing protein yields the protein MIKAYIDFWKRAFDFSGRSTRPDYWWVYLINVIISTILVVGFVLIPFFSNVSHNPAILNDSTEIQKMILKYMSPIMIFGLIILIPQLSLQFRRLRDAGIHPAWGLLSCIGLVPILTFFSFIGSIVLIVMSCQPTKPAPETLFDKVE from the coding sequence ATGATTAAAGCTTATATTGATTTTTGGAAGCGTGCCTTTGATTTTAGTGGACGTTCGACGCGCCCAGACTACTGGTGGGTTTACTTGATTAATGTCATCATTAGTACTATCCTTGTAGTAGGTTTTGTTCTCATTCCTTTCTTCAGTAATGTGTCTCATAACCCAGCGATATTAAATGACTCAACTGAAATACAAAAAATGATTTTGAAATATATGTCACCAATAATGATTTTTGGATTGATCATATTAATTCCACAACTGTCCCTTCAATTTCGTCGTTTGCGAGATGCAGGTATTCATCCGGCTTGGGGGCTTCTAAGTTGTATAGGGCTTGTACCAATCTTGACTTTCTTCTCATTCATTGGAAGTATTGTACTCATTGTCATGTCATGTCAGCCAACTAAACCAGCACCTGAAACGCTTTTTGATAAAGTTGAATAA